One Sphaeramia orbicularis chromosome 21, fSphaOr1.1, whole genome shotgun sequence DNA window includes the following coding sequences:
- the LOC115413036 gene encoding trace amine-associated receptor 7e-like translates to MEVQDEPELCFPQLLNTSCRKPLSSAAETAVVHVIISMMSVLTVILNLLVIISISHFRQLHTPTNLFLLCLAVTDFLVGLVAMPVLIFILKGCWILGDYICAFGNYLTLNIASSNVGNMVLISIDRYVAICDPLHYTNKITMRRATVCICLCWLLSVINNGIILREDLINPERTSSCVGECVLNLDSFGGAVDVVLNFILPVLIIISLYMRVFVVAVSQARAMRSHISAVRIQLSAKVTCKKSELKAARTLGVVVIVFLACYCPYYCVTLSGDGSVNYVIQHSSISFAVYVAYFNSCLNPVIYALFYPWFRKAVKLIVTLQILQANSSETNML, encoded by the exons ATGGAGGTTCAGGATGAACCAGAACTCTGTTTCCCACAGCTCCTCAACACCTCCTGTAGGAAGCCCCTGAGTTCTGCAGCTGAAACTGCTGTGGTCCATGTTATAATCAGCATGATGTCTGTGCTCACTGTGATTCTAAACCTGCTGGTCATCATCTCAATCTCCCATTTCAG ACAGCTCCACACTCCCACCAATCTCTTCCTTCTCTGTCTGGCCGTCACTGATTTCCTTGTGGGTCTTGTTGCAATGCCAGTGCTGATCTTCATTCTCAAAGGCTGCTGGATTTTGGGTGATTATATCTGTGCATTTGGAAATTATCTGACCTTGAACATAGCCTCTTCAAATGTCGGAAACATGGTGCTCATCTCAATCGACCGTTATGTTGCTATCTGTGACCCTCTGCATTACACTAATAAGATCACAATGAGAAGAGCTACAgtctgtatttgtctgtgttGGCTTTTATCTGTTATCAACAATGGTATTATTTTAAGAGAGGATCTAATTAATCCAGAGAGAACTAGTTCTTGTGTTGGAGAGTGTGTGCTCAACTTAGATTCTTTTGGAGGTGCAGTCGATGTTGTTTTAAATTTTATTCTTCCTGTTCTCATCATTATCAGTCTGTATATGAGAGTGTTTGTGGTGGCGGTGTCTCAGGCTCGTGCCATGCGTTCTCACATTTCAGCCGTCAGAATTCAGCTCTCAGCAAAAGTAACTTGCAAGAAATCGGAGCTGAAAGCAGCTCGGACTCTTGGGGTTGTTGTCATCGTCTTTCTTGCGTGTTACTGTCCATATTATTGTGTTACACTTTCAGGAGATGGTTCCGTTAATTACGTGATTCAACATTCATCTATATCTTTTGCTGTCTATGTCGCATACTTTAACTCCTGTTTAAACCCTGTGATCTATGCCTTATTCTACCCCTGGTTTAGAAAAGCTGTTAAACTCATTGTCACTCTGCAGATTCTGCAGGCGAACTCCTCTGAGACCAACATGCTGTAG
- the LOC115412974 gene encoding trace amine-associated receptor 7a-like, with protein MEVQDEPELCFPQLLNTSCRKPLTSATETAVVHVIISIISVLTVILNLLVIISISHFRQLHTPTNLFLLCLAVADFLVGLVAMPVVIFILKGCWIFGDHICVFGNYLTLNIASSNVGNMVLISIDRCVAICDPLHYTNKITMRRATVCICLCWLLSVIYNGIILREDLINPERTSSCVGECVLNLDFFGGAVDVVVTFILPVFIIIVLYMRVFVVAVSQARAMRSHISAVRIQLSAKVTCKKSELKAARTLGVVVIVFLVCYCPYYCVTLSGDGSFNYVIQHSSISFAVYVAYFNSCLNPVIYALFYPWFRKAVKLIVTLQILQANSSETNML; from the exons ATGGAGGTTCAAGATGAACCAGAACTCTGTTTCCCACAGCTCCTCAACACCTCCTGTAGGAAGCCCCTGACTTCTGCAACTGAAACTGCTGTGGTCCATGTTATAATCAGCATCATCTCTGTGCTCACTGTGATTCTAAACCTGCTGGTCATCATCTCAATCTCCCATTTCAG ACAGCTCCACACTCCCACCAATCTCTTCCTTCTCTGTCTGGCCGTCGCTGATTTCCTTGTGGGTCTTGTTGCAATGCCAGTGGTGATCTTCATTCTCAAAGGCTGCTGGATTTTTGGTGATCATATCTGTGTATTTGGAAATTATCTGACCTTGAACATAGCCTCTTCAAATGTCGGAAACATGGTGCTCATCTCAATCGACCGCTGTGTTGCTATCTGTGACCCTCTGCATTACACTAATAAGATCACAATGAGAAGAGCTACAgtctgtatttgtctgtgttGGCTTTTATCTGTTATCTACAATGGTATTATTTTAAGAGAGGATCTAATTAATCCAGAGAGAACTAGTTCCTGTGTTGGAGAGTGTGTGCTCAACTTAGATTTTTTTGGAGGTGCAGTCGATGTTGTTGTAACATTTATTCTTCCTGTTTTCATCATCATCGTTCTGTATATGAGAGTGTTTGTGGTGGCGGTGTCTCAGGCTCGTGCCATGCGTTCTCACATTTCAGCCGTCAGAATTCAGCTCTCAGCAAAAGTAACTTGCAAGAAATCGGAGCTGAAAGCAGCTCGGACTCTAGGTGTTGTTGTCATCGTCTTTCTTGTGTGTTACTGTCCATATTATTGTGTTACACTTTCAGGAGATGGTTCATTTAATTATGTGATTCAACATTCATCTATATCTTTTGCTGTCTATGTCGCATACTTTAATTCCTGTTTAAACCCTGTGATCTATGCCTTATTCTACCCCTGGTTTAGAAAAGCTGTTAAACTCATTGTCACTCTGCAGATTCTGCAGGCGAACTCCTCTGAGACCAACATGCTGTAG